One genomic window of Bradyrhizobium sp. B124 includes the following:
- a CDS encoding J domain-containing protein, with amino-acid sequence MRNPYEVLGVAPTASSADIQKAYRKLAKKLHPDLNPGDKAAEEKFKEVAAANDLLSDADKRKRFDAGEIDADGTERPQHRYYRDFATADGGHSYADSSGYADYMDQDDAFAELLRRTEQARANRRGRDLHYSLVIDFAESIAGASKRLALPDGGTLDVTIPPGLIDGQVIRLRGKGMPGTGKGGPGDALIEVEIRPDPRFTREGDDISLELPISLSEAVLGGKVNVPTPTGAVTMTVPKGSNTGTTLRLRGKGAPRAGGGHGDEFVKLKVVLPKGPDPALEAFVSNWDRKGFNPRDDGAS; translated from the coding sequence GTGAGAAATCCGTACGAGGTTCTTGGCGTTGCCCCGACGGCGTCCTCGGCCGATATCCAGAAGGCCTATCGAAAGCTGGCGAAGAAGCTGCATCCGGATCTCAATCCGGGTGACAAGGCGGCTGAAGAAAAATTCAAGGAAGTAGCTGCGGCGAACGATCTGCTCTCAGATGCCGACAAGCGCAAGCGCTTCGACGCCGGCGAGATCGACGCTGATGGCACCGAGCGGCCGCAGCATCGCTACTACCGGGATTTCGCCACCGCGGATGGGGGGCATTCCTACGCCGACAGTTCCGGTTACGCCGATTACATGGACCAGGACGACGCGTTCGCCGAGCTGCTACGCCGCACCGAGCAGGCGCGTGCCAACCGGCGCGGCCGCGACCTGCACTACAGCCTTGTGATCGATTTCGCAGAATCGATCGCCGGCGCGAGCAAGCGCCTGGCGCTTCCCGATGGCGGCACGCTCGATGTGACGATCCCACCGGGACTGATCGACGGTCAGGTCATTCGTCTGCGCGGCAAGGGCATGCCCGGCACCGGCAAGGGCGGCCCCGGCGACGCGCTGATCGAAGTGGAGATCAGGCCCGATCCGCGCTTCACCCGCGAGGGCGATGACATTTCGCTGGAATTGCCGATCTCGCTGTCAGAGGCGGTGCTCGGCGGCAAGGTCAACGTTCCGACGCCGACCGGCGCCGTGACTATGACGGTTCCGAAAGGCTCGAACACCGGCACGACGCTGCGGTTGCGCGGAAAGGGCGCGCCCCGGGCCGGCGGTGGTCATGGCGATGAGTTCGTCAAACTCAAGGTGGTCCTGCCCAAGGGACCCGATCCCGCGCTCGAGGCGTTCGTGTCGAACTGGGATCGCAAGGGATTCAATCCACGCGATGATGGTGCATCATGA
- a CDS encoding chaperone modulator CbpM, with amino-acid sequence MNKQQFLIDAGLEVQTLEFWIEQQWLVPDETTHEISFSDTDLARAHLIRDLKGDFGVNDEGIDVILHLVDQLHGLRRAFEELHKDIASSPR; translated from the coding sequence ATGAACAAGCAGCAGTTCCTGATCGATGCGGGTCTGGAGGTGCAGACCCTGGAGTTCTGGATCGAGCAGCAATGGCTCGTTCCGGACGAGACGACGCACGAGATCAGCTTTTCCGACACCGACCTGGCGCGCGCGCATCTGATCCGGGATCTGAAAGGTGATTTCGGCGTCAACGACGAGGGGATCGACGTCATCCTCCATCTGGTCGACCAACTGCACGGCCTGCGCCGGGCGTTCGAAGAGTTGCACAAGGATATCGCGTCATCGCCGCGCTAG
- the ybaL gene encoding YbaL family putative K(+) efflux transporter — protein sequence MPHDTPLIATIVAGLGLAFVFGTIAQRFRVPPLVGYLLAGVAVGPFTPGFVADQALATELAELGIILLMFGVGLHFSLNDLLSVRAIAVPGAIAQIAVATLLGLGLALVMGWTVGAGLVFGLALSVASTVVLLRALQERRLMDTERGKIAVGWLIVEDLAMVLALVLFPAVASFQGGDGAALTSDPLATRFGLGLTGVLVLTLVKIAVFIALMLVVGRRLIPWALHYIAHTGSRELFRLAVLAIALCIAFGATKLFGVSLALGAFFAGMMLRESPLSQRAAQETLPLRDAFAVLFFVSVGMLFDPLSVVREPWPFLATLFVIVVGKSLAALVIVLLFRHPMATALMISASLAQIGEFSFILAELGVALNLLPKAGRDLILAGAIFSIMLNPLVFAVVDWLTSRLEKPQASSPTVATAEPIPITDLQDHTILVGYGRVGSIVGDALHQRNAPFLAVEASDDMVAKLRQRGIQALMGNAARASVLRATNPAGARSLVIAIPEAFEAGQIVEQARAANAAIQIIARAHSDAEVDHLKGLGADIVIMGEREIARGMIEELDRKHSGAVTQNAASAREDSAA from the coding sequence ATGCCGCATGACACACCTCTGATCGCGACCATCGTCGCGGGCCTCGGACTCGCCTTCGTCTTCGGAACCATCGCCCAGCGCTTTCGGGTTCCGCCACTGGTCGGTTATCTGCTCGCGGGTGTCGCCGTCGGTCCGTTCACGCCCGGCTTCGTCGCCGATCAGGCGCTGGCAACCGAGCTCGCGGAGCTCGGTATCATTCTCCTGATGTTCGGCGTCGGCCTGCATTTCTCGCTGAACGACCTGCTGTCGGTGCGCGCGATCGCGGTGCCCGGCGCCATTGCGCAGATTGCGGTCGCCACACTCTTGGGCCTCGGCCTCGCGCTGGTGATGGGCTGGACCGTCGGTGCCGGGCTGGTGTTCGGGCTCGCGCTGTCGGTCGCAAGTACCGTCGTGCTGTTGCGCGCATTGCAGGAGCGCCGCCTGATGGACACCGAACGCGGCAAGATCGCGGTCGGCTGGCTGATCGTCGAGGACCTCGCCATGGTGCTCGCGCTGGTGCTGTTCCCGGCGGTCGCGAGCTTCCAGGGCGGCGACGGCGCGGCCCTCACCTCCGACCCGCTCGCCACCCGCTTCGGGCTTGGGCTGACCGGCGTGCTGGTGCTGACGCTGGTCAAGATCGCCGTGTTCATCGCGCTGATGCTGGTGGTCGGACGCCGGCTGATCCCATGGGCCCTGCACTACATCGCGCATACCGGTTCGCGCGAGCTGTTCCGGCTGGCCGTGCTTGCGATCGCGCTCTGCATCGCGTTCGGCGCGACCAAGCTGTTCGGGGTGTCGCTCGCGCTCGGCGCCTTTTTTGCCGGGATGATGCTGCGGGAATCGCCGCTGAGCCAGCGCGCCGCCCAGGAGACCCTGCCGCTGCGCGACGCATTCGCGGTGCTGTTCTTCGTCTCGGTCGGCATGCTGTTCGATCCGCTCAGCGTGGTGCGCGAACCCTGGCCGTTTCTCGCGACATTGTTCGTGATCGTGGTCGGCAAGTCGCTCGCCGCGCTCGTGATCGTTCTGCTGTTCCGTCACCCGATGGCGACCGCCCTGATGATCTCGGCGAGCCTTGCCCAGATCGGCGAATTCTCCTTCATCCTGGCCGAGCTCGGCGTTGCGCTCAATCTGCTGCCGAAGGCCGGCCGCGACCTGATCCTGGCCGGCGCGATCTTCTCGATCATGCTCAACCCGCTGGTGTTCGCGGTGGTCGACTGGCTGACCTCGCGGCTCGAGAAGCCGCAGGCTTCCTCGCCAACCGTTGCAACCGCTGAACCGATCCCGATCACCGACTTGCAGGATCACACCATCCTGGTCGGCTACGGCCGGGTCGGCAGCATCGTTGGCGATGCGCTGCATCAGCGCAACGCGCCGTTCCTCGCGGTCGAGGCATCCGACGACATGGTCGCAAAGCTCAGGCAGCGCGGCATCCAAGCCCTGATGGGCAACGCCGCGCGCGCCAGCGTGCTGCGCGCAACCAATCCGGCCGGCGCCCGATCGCTGGTGATCGCCATTCCCGAGGCGTTCGAGGCCGGACAGATCGTCGAGCAGGCGCGCGCGGCGAATGCCGCCATCCAGATCATCGCGCGGGCGCATTCCGACGCCGAGGTCGATCATCTGAAGGGCCTCGGGGCCGACATCGTGATCATGGGCGAGCGCGAGATTGCCCGCGGCATGATCGAGGAGCTCGACCGCAAACACTCTGGTGCGGTTACGCAAAATGCTGCGAGCGCAAGGGAAGATTCCGCAGCCTAA
- a CDS encoding HAD family hydrolase encodes MDPRLPKTDLVIFDCDGVLVDSEELSCRCLAGAMAKAGIEMSTERALELFLGRSTTALIDYCRGVGKPLPATFLAELAHQVRETFRSRLKPIAGIAAVLAELHLPYCVASSSDLDRVRFSLELTGLAASFGQRLYTAQMVERGKPAPDLFLFAAGKMGAEPRRTLVIEDSVSGVTAAKAAGMKVWGFVGGAHYRLTDGSALLKQAGADRIFAAMTDFWNEG; translated from the coding sequence ATGGATCCGCGGCTGCCCAAGACCGATCTGGTCATCTTCGACTGCGACGGCGTGCTCGTCGACAGCGAGGAGTTGAGCTGCCGCTGCCTCGCCGGGGCGATGGCGAAGGCCGGCATCGAGATGAGCACCGAGCGGGCGCTCGAACTCTTCCTCGGGCGCAGCACCACGGCCCTGATCGATTATTGCCGGGGCGTGGGCAAGCCGTTGCCTGCGACCTTCCTAGCCGAATTGGCGCACCAGGTGCGCGAGACCTTCCGCTCGCGGCTCAAGCCGATTGCGGGCATCGCCGCCGTGCTCGCGGAATTGCACCTGCCGTATTGCGTCGCCTCATCGAGCGATCTTGACCGCGTGAGGTTCTCGCTGGAGCTGACCGGTCTTGCGGCGAGCTTCGGACAGCGGCTCTACACCGCGCAGATGGTCGAGCGTGGCAAGCCGGCGCCGGATCTATTCCTGTTTGCCGCCGGCAAAATGGGAGCCGAGCCGCGCCGCACGCTTGTCATCGAGGACAGCGTCAGCGGGGTGACGGCGGCAAAGGCCGCTGGCATGAAAGTGTGGGGATTTGTCGGCGGCGCCCACTATCGGTTGACGGACGGCAGTGCTCTGCTGAAGCAGGCCGGGGCGGATCGAATCTTCGCCGCGATGACCGATTTCTGGAACGAAGGCTGA
- a CDS encoding sugar-binding transcriptional regulator, which translates to MAAPDNEKSRLDDAARAGWLYFIAGHTQDEIAKMLQVSRASAQRLVSLCLAERLITFRLEHPIAACMELASRLKERFDLVHCDVVPSDPAAPLSNAGIAERSANLLELTLRSETPVIVALGTGRAVRAAVERVSPIERPDHQIVSLVGNISADGSASFYDTVGRLADRTGARHYPMPLPFLMSSEDERNRMIRIDPIARVRAVAAKADLRLIGIGQMDQKAQVHVDGFVTREELLEMMRLGAIGEVTGWAYDAKGRLIKGGTNKRLTSIPPQIPAVSTTIAAAVGAAKVPSIKAALAGRVINGLITDEATARAVLDR; encoded by the coding sequence ATGGCTGCGCCCGACAACGAAAAGTCTCGCCTTGACGATGCGGCGCGCGCCGGCTGGCTGTATTTCATCGCGGGCCACACCCAGGACGAGATTGCAAAAATGCTGCAGGTGTCGCGCGCCTCGGCGCAGCGCCTGGTGTCGCTGTGCCTTGCCGAACGGCTGATCACGTTTCGTCTCGAGCACCCCATTGCGGCCTGCATGGAGCTCGCGTCCCGGCTGAAGGAGCGGTTCGATCTGGTGCATTGCGACGTCGTGCCATCGGATCCGGCGGCGCCGCTGTCGAATGCCGGGATTGCGGAGCGCAGCGCCAATCTGCTGGAGCTGACGCTGCGCTCGGAGACGCCGGTCATCGTGGCGCTCGGCACCGGCCGCGCGGTGCGCGCCGCGGTCGAGCGGGTCTCGCCGATCGAGCGGCCCGATCATCAGATCGTCTCGCTGGTCGGCAACATCTCCGCCGACGGCTCGGCGAGCTTCTACGACACGGTCGGACGGCTCGCCGACCGCACCGGTGCACGCCATTACCCGATGCCGCTGCCGTTCCTGATGTCGAGCGAGGACGAGCGCAACCGCATGATCCGCATCGATCCGATCGCGCGGGTGAGGGCGGTCGCCGCCAAGGCCGATCTGCGCCTGATCGGCATCGGCCAGATGGACCAGAAGGCCCAGGTCCATGTCGACGGCTTCGTCACCCGCGAAGAATTGCTGGAGATGATGCGGCTCGGCGCGATCGGCGAGGTGACCGGCTGGGCCTATGACGCCAAGGGCCGCCTGATCAAGGGCGGCACCAACAAGCGCCTGACCAGCATTCCGCCGCAGATCCCTGCGGTGTCGACCACGATCGCGGCGGCCGTCGGCGCCGCCAAGGTGCCGTCGATCAAGGCTGCGCTGGCGGGCCGGGTGATCAACGGCCTCATCACGGATGAGGCCACGGCGCGCGCGGTGCTGGATCGCTAG